The DNA window TCTTTCCCACATCCTCTTTAAAATCTAGAAGCTGGCAGTTATCCAAGCTTATAGCAGGAAGTTTTTAGCCTAAGCTCTACCCTCATCCTACTGCTTGACTAACAAGGTGAATTCCCCTGGTCTTACAGGATCTCCCTAACATCAAGGCCAACTCAGGAAGTTGTTTTGGCAGACCAGTTTGCAGTATTTAGGGCTCAACTAGAAAGACGCATCTAGTTGAAGCTTAAAAAGAAGACTTAGAGACACCTCTCAAGACAAATGCAGACCCACCTTAGACAAAGCATATCTTACCAGAAAGGCAAAAGCTTGCTGTAACTCTTGACTGAGGAGAGCAGAACAAAGCTCTAGTCCTTCAAGCTTGCCTGTTTTGAGTTTTCCCTTCAGTACTAAGCTACAGTGGATAACACTACCCAAGCCCTGTACTGCAGTGCCGTACAGCCATACCACAACCACCCTGCATATAGGAAAACATTACAGACATAAGCACAAAAGTAGTACTGGCTGGGTATCCTTACCATTGGTGTAGTCCTAGGTTGCTAGCTCCACTGGACATTCTGATGTGTAAAGCATACACCCTTACAATGCAGTAACAGGCTCTAATGCTCTTTCAACATCTGCAGTAACCTGTAGAGAAGAAAGAGAACAATCTGATCATTTCACAGCTAGAAACTGCCCATGACTCCTGGTACACAACACATACATCTCAATAGCCATAGTCTCAAACCAACCAACCTACTAGCTCTACCACAGATGAACAGCTGCTAAGGCCCTGGGAGCACTAATAAACCTTAGTGGCCTTAACCAGCCTCACCTGGATCCTCCACCAGTCCTACCCATAGGCCCAGGACTCTATTTAAGCTCAGTCTGGGGCTCTTAGTTCCTGTTAAGAAATGTTGTAGGAGTGCTGGTCTCTAGCTTAGCTCAGTTAAGCTAGTCTCATGCTGGCCTATGAGAACTGTTGATTTGGACCCTCCCTTGTAGGTTGACTTCAGCCCTACTGCATCACCATGGCCCTGCCTGTTAATCATATGGCTGTGCCTGACCCTGGTTGCTCTCACTGGGTACTGGCTAGCGAGGCCCCTGCCCTTTCAGAAACAGCCACCCTTGCTGTGCCCTGACACAGCTAGCACGTTCACCCTTCTCTTCCCCATCTTGCTTGCATGCCCCTAAATGCTGAAACAGCAAACTCAGGGCTGCACTAAGCTCAGGGCCTAAAAAGGTTTGTCAGAACAAGCACCCTGCTGCACTTGCTGTGGTGTTCTGTTAGGGAACCTGTTTTCAGGCTGCAGAATTGAAAAGCTGTTCATTGTTTCCCACAGCAATGCTGACCCTGAGAGCTGTATCTGGAAAAGAGCCAGCACCACCTGAGAGGCTGCagtgccccagccctggcacaaGGACTGCTGTCCTGCAAGCAGGCTGAAGTGAGCTGGATTAGGTGTGATTCCTGAATAGTGCCGTGAGTGGCTCAGCGGAGATGGCCCTGCACTAACCAACCCTTGAGGCTCTGCATTGGCACCAGATCCTAAACGTAGGAGAGTCTTCACCTTCTCCACGTGCAGTGCAAGCCAGGAAAAGTTTGGGATGCAACAGAGGCCAAACAAACACAGCTGTGTCGCACTTCTGCCTCTGTTATAATGGTGCCTCCCAACCTCCTTGTGGTACCCAGAATCTGTCTGGGCTGACTCTCAGCCCTCCTCTGAGCCCTGCTACCAGCAGACTCCTGGGGAAGTGACTCAGCCAGCTCAGCTGGATcagatgaaatgaaaaacataagCAGAGGTTGGTAGGGGAGCAGAGCAGGTCCCACCTGCCAGCCCAGCACACATGTTGCTCAGGAAGGATAATAAGCACTCCACAACACAGCTCCTCCAAGCAAGGATTCAACACAAGCTGGGGGCTCCCAGCCAGGTCTGGTTTGGCACAGAAAGCCTTCAACGAAGGCCAGGTGTAATTGAGCATTGCGCTCCCTTGCTCGCTGGTGCTCCCTCACCTCCTATCCAGACCAAGACCACTATTTCGAAAAGCCTCCTTGTAGCCAACTACAGTCACAGTCATTCACTTACAGGGGCAATATTAAGGGACTCCCTGCCAGGTGCCACACTTCTATTTCACAGCAGGATCTCAAGAACAGAGTGAGCACAGGGCTGAAACCTCCTGGTCTAGAAGCAGGATCAGGACTCCCAGAGCTTTCTGTGCCCCCACCgcaggggaaggaagggctgTCCCAGGCCATGGCTGGGGCCATTCTCAGCTCCTTTAGAAAATTGAAAATACCTGCCTCACCTGTCCTTCTGTAAATGAGAAAAGCACTGTGCTAACTCAGGGAGCCACTCAAGGGGCAGGTGCTACATGTCCAGGGGCAGACAGGTAGCGTGAGTAGCTACCCCCAGAGGACCGGCACTGTGGATAAGAAGACCTTTCCCCAAACCAGCCTCCACACTGGGAGGGAATGAGCAGACCAGGGTGCATAGACAGGTCATTGTTTGCAAGGGAACTTGTTCCAGGGAATTCAGGAGCAGGGATCTGGGACTCGTTCACTGTATGTGGGCCCTGCTCTTTTGCCAGGTGAATCTTTTTACAGTGCCTGTCGCCAGCACTGAGCAGCAGCTTGGTGCTGCACAAGGTGGCAGGGCTCAGATCCGCGCCAGGGATGGAGTCACCCATCAGGGCCAGCTCTGAGGTGTGGTGTGTCGCTAAGAGTGCCGTACCAACGGGGGGCCTGCCCCGCAAACCAGCAGCGGGGAAATAGCAGCATCTGCTTCTGCGGGAGCCCTGCCTGAAGTCGTTATGGCAACTGCGCCAGCAGGAGCCCGGGCCGCTTCTCCGCGGGGGCTGCCGGCAAGGCGACGGGCCCCGCTCGCTCCCCGGGGCTACAGGGGCAGGCGGGGCACCGGCGGGGGACCGAAGCGCGAAGGGCCGGTTGGCAGGGTCGCGGCATGCGGGCTGGGGGCGGCGGACCGCGGGCGGGCAGTCCTATCCCaggccctggggtggggggggcagcccGGTACCGGCGGAGGAACGGGAACCCAGCGGCTGCCGCTCGGGGGTGCTGTGAGAACTGTGAGCCCCGGGGACCGGCCTTTCCCAGGGGTCCCTCAGCTCCTGCGGGCGGAGAGAGGGCGGCAGAGCCCGTCGAGAGGGCAGCGGGACCGggcagggggttggggggggggccgggcagggggggtctggcggggccggggggcggcgccGTTGCTCACCGGCAGCGGCGGGTCCCGGCGGGTCCCGGCTCCGCGTGGTGCTGAACGGAcagcgccgccgcgccgcgcatGCGCGAGGCCGCCCGCCGGGGCAGGGGCGTGCGCTGGGGACCGGGGAACTGGGGCAGCCGGTGCGCGCCGGGGAACCGGGGCAGCCGCGGGGCGGGAGCAACCGGTGTGCGCTGGGAACTGGGATCGTGGGGAGCTGGGGCGACTGGTGTGCACTAGGGAACCGGCGTGCGCTGGGGAACTGGGATAACTGGGGAACTGGGACTGGTGGTGTGCACGGGGGAGCTGGTGCGCACGGGGAGCTGGTGTACCGGGGCCGGCGTGAGCGCCGCGCCGCTGGGAGCAGCCTGCGGCAGCTGCTGGGGCACTAGGGGGACCTATGACCGCCGGGCCCCGCTGGCCCGCCCGCAGCGCCGGAACCGTTGTCCTCCGCCCGGTGCCCCGGCCTGGCAAGGCCGAGCACTCCCCGCCGCCCCGAGGGCTCCCGTTGTCCGGGGGCTCCCGGCGCCTCGCGGCCGGGCCCCGGTAACCGGCGCGCTGCCGCCGGGGCGAGGTAAGGGGGCGTGGCCGGAGGCGTGGCGGTGGGGCGCGCGCACTTCCGCCCGCCGGCGTGACGTCGCGCCTGGACGCTGGCGTCGGGGGTGGGGAGAGGCGCAGCCGTATGGAGCGGCCGGGGGACCCCCGGCGGGGCGGCAGGTACCGGGCTGcgggaggctggggcagggccgCCGCCTCGCTGCGGGGCGTGCAGGCCTCGGCGGGGCTCCCGCGGCCTCCTCGCTGTGGTGGCGGGGCAGCCCGggagccgggcccggcggcggctctGGGGCCAAGCGGGGCCCCGGGGGGTGacggggaaggaggaggaggaggaatagcTGTGGGCGAGGgctacccccccccccagctgcggGTTCTGCTGGGGCCGATACTCACCGCGGCCTCCAGCCGCGGCCTGGGGGGCTCGGGGCTGCCGGGACCTCTCTGCACCTTCCTCGGCTCCTGCCCGCCCTTCCCCTCGGCGCCCGAGGCCGCCGTCTCCGCAGCGGCCTCATCTCGGCAGAGATGCTGAGTCCCGCTCCTCGGAGGGAGACCTCTCTGGGGGGAGCCAGCAGCCTTGCTGCTCCCCACGGGAAGGAGCAGGTGCTTGCCTTCTCCCCCTTGCAAGGTGCCCGAGTGGCCCGGCACTGGATGCAGGGGGCTAGCTGCCGGGTAGAGTGATGCTTAGATACGAAAGCTAGGCACAGCTACCGTGCGGGTGGTGCGGTAATGCTGCAGCAGTTACTGCTTTGCTGAGGGACAGGGACTCCTTAAGCATGTGGTGGAAAGCCTCACCCGAGCTCTGCTggagggcagtgcaggcaggtgGACTCGGATGCCTGAGCAGTGAACATcccaggctggggaggaggtgaCGCAGGTGGCAGGTGTGTGCCCTGCTGATGGCTAGCCAAGGGGATTTACCCTCTGGCCTGTCGGTGGGAGACGTCGCTGAGTCTTTCTTTCTGGCTGCTCCTCCTAGAGGCACCTGGCAGTAGGTGTGAAGTGACCTAGCCTGGCTCCCACCGTAGCCTGGCTCCCTGGCATCTGATGATGAGTTTGACCCCCTCCAGGGGATGCCTCCTGGACCTGCCCTGGGAAGACATCTTGGTTCCACATATCCTCTGTCATCTGccactgcagcagctcctgagccTGCAGAGGGTCAGCAAGTCGTTCCAGTCTCTCATCCAGCTGTACCTGGCCAACATGCGCTGCTTTGACTCAAGCCAGGTATTGGATGGCTCTGAGGCTGGGGGACACACAGGTGGCCTACTGCTCGGGAGCTAACAGGGGAACATCTGACTCTGTGGGGAAAAGAAACCCCCAGCAAGGAGGCTGCTCAGGAGCTTGGGTTAATGGCTTGGGTGTCAGACTGGACAGATGGGCTCAGGGAGGAGAGGCGGTGATTCAGGGCCTAGCAATGCCAGTGTCTTTAGCAAGAGGCCTTGGGAGGAGTGAGCCTGGAAGCTCCACCCAGGCCATTATGGGGCACTGGCTGGCAGAAACACAAGCTGGCTCCAGAGTGGCATGGCCTGTCTGACCTCACGGAGGTTGTGCAATAGGGTGGGTCTGACAGGAGATAACTCTGTGCCTGGTCTTCATGGAGTGCCTGTGCTGGCCCTGGGAGACACTGCCTGGGACTTGGAAAGTCAGGAGTACCTGCTGTTCTGTGAGGACATAGAGTGGTCTAGCAAAGagtttttggaaagcagaggtGTGGTGCTTCATCATGAGTATATAAATGCGGAAGTGATGATGGGGGAAGGAGAAGCCAGAGCATCTTCTAGCTTGTGGCAGTAGCCCTGGCATGAGGATAGGAGAGCCTCACAGCAGGGTTTGCCCTGGGATGAGGAGAGGGGGTGGCTTTGGTCACCATTGTCAcagtggaagagaggagggggggagagTATTTGCTGAGATTATTTGGCTGATCTGAAACCCAGGGGGATGTCTTATTCTACCTGGGTTCCCCACACAGATCGGACCTGCCATCCCTCGAGCTGCTTTTGTTAACCTGCTGAAGGACAACGaagtgctgcagcagctggcGCTCCAGAACTGCTCCGACTGGCTGACGGACAGTGAGCTGCTCCCGGTCATTGGGCAGAACCACCACCTGCACCAGATCCAGCTgaagggctgtgcccagctcagCCGCCACGCGCTGGTGGCCATCTCGCTGAGCTGCCCCAACCTGCGCCGGCTCTCCCTGGCTCACTGCGAGTGGGTGGACAGCCTGTCCCTGCGCAGCCTGGCTGACCACTGCAAGGCGCTGGAGGCTGTGGACCTCACGGCTTGTCGCCAGCTGAAGGACGAGGCCATCTGCTACCTGGTGCAGAAGTGCAGCAGGCTCAAGTCTGTGTCGCTGGCTGTCAATGCCAACGTGGGTGACGTGGCGGTTGAGGAGATTGCCAAGTGCTGCCCTGAGCTGGAGCACCTGGACCTCACAGGATGTCTGCGAGTCAAGAATGACTCCATCAGGTACTGAGCAATGTAAAGGGGAGCCAGGGTGGGGATGGCAGGTgtctgggatggggagaggaagagaacCAGAGAGAAAAGTCAGATTTCTTCATGCTGAAAGCAATGAGAGCTCAGTCTGGGGGAGAAGCCACTAGCAGGCCCTTCAGGAGAGGCACTGAGTGCTACTAGCAGCAAATTTCTGGGCATGTTGTGGAGGGTACGTCTGGGATCTCACCGTGTCCCTTGAGTTTCTCTCAGGCCACCAGGGTGCTGCTCCCAAAGGATGGTGCATGTGTGGCACAGTCGTGAGTGCTGGGCTGCTCAGAGTAGAAAAGAGGATGAGTGGTGCAGTTAGGAGTCCAGGCTTGCAACCTGCATGTGGTTTCTTTCTTGGCAGGGTCCTGGCTGAGTACTGTCCCAAGCTGCGCTCTCTGAAGGTGAAGCATTGCCACAACGTGGCCGAGTCCAGCTTGAGCATCCTCCGAAGCCGTGGGGTGGAGTTGGATGTGGAGCCTCCACTGCAGAGGGCTCTCGTTCTCCTGCAGGACGTGGTTGGCTTTGCCCCTTTCATCAACCTCCAGATCTAGAACTGCTGTtgtcggggagggggggactgACGCAACACTGGGATCCCAGGAGGATGCCGGAACTGGCTGCTGTGGAGACGTGCAGAGGGAGAGGTCGGTCCCGTTGGCGAGGCTGGCCTGAGTGGGGCTCACTCTTTCCTCTGGAGCTGTTTAGCAGCCACTGGGTGTTCGTGAGTGGGTTTTGTTGGTGCCTCGGGGAAAGTAACTCCCTCTGCAGTGGTGTGGAGAGAGCGAGTGACTTGCAGGAACACCATGGTGCTGAACAGGCCTTGGCCAGGCCAGCTAATAGCTAGGATTTattatttgttgtattttaaatCTCTAAGCAGCAGCTGTCCAGAGAGCAGGAGAGTGTTTGATGGGGACTGTCCCCTGGGGTGGGTGTGCAGGGCATGCCAACAGAGCTGTGGAACAAAACAGGCCagctggagcagaaaaaaaaagctgccagcCCTCCTCCTGGGAGAGGGCAGGCCCCTCTGGGCTCTGGGAGGAGGGCAGAgtgagcccagctccagcccacaGCCACTGGCCAGCCTCGCACCAAAGGGCTGGCATggccccagcacaggcagtgtCTGTCCAGGCCCAGGGCACTGGTTTAGGCTGGTGCAAGATGGGAGTTATTTTCAGCGGGAACATGCTCCTAACTGCAGTTTCACTGACAGAAAAACACCAAACCTAGCTGTGCTGTCACCGAAAGCAGTTGGTTATTGCCATTTGTTTCTTCCAGCTTTTGACTTAACATTTCAGTAGCGCCCAGGCCTGCTACTATATCCTGCTCTGTGTTGTGTAGCAGGAGCTTTGGCACTCAGCAGTGGTGAGAAATGGGAGGACCCCTGGCCATGCTGTCGGCTGGTGTTTATGGAGTGCTGCAGGTTGTGTTGGCAGGGAGAGCCTAGCTCTGGTGCGGAGTTCAGCCTCAGCCCTTGTATCCACTAGGTGGTTAACCAAACAGCAGCCACATCTTGTGGTGAATGTGATGAAGAAAGTAATTAGGGGAAGAGAGGATGATCCTGCTCCTATCTTTGGCCCCAGGAGGGATTGGAGGCAGTGTCTCTAAAGCATGTGCACACTCTGGCTCAACTACACACCAACTCACATCATCTTTATTAACACTGGCACTCAGTTTAAAGCAACAGTGCACACAGACTTGTAAAAAGCTTGCTGCAAAAAGCACAAGCCACATCTTGGATCTAAAAATGTCCCATGCAAGGAATAGCAGAGAATGCCCAGGCCCTGAAGAGCCACTGCAGTGTGCCCCTGGGGGCAGAGGGACAGCTACACAAGGAGAGAAGTCTTCTCCTTGTCAACTGGGTTAGTTGAGGAAGCTGAAAGCAGTGTCCTGGCTCCCAGGTTAGTTCCAGTTAGTGGCAGGTGGAGGAGTCCCCTCATCCTTAGTGCCACATGTCTGTCCTGCCATGCCTGGCTGGTGAGCTGGAGGCTGAAGAGCAGGAGGACCTGGATGTCAATGGAACTTGTACTTTCTGGCTGGTTTGAGGCTGATGTAGGTTCTCTTCATCTCCTCGCTCTCAGGTTTCTTAATGTCTTTGTACCTCTCTCCCTTTGTACTCACCACCTGGTTATCGATATAGCGGATCAACTTCTTGGGAGCCTGGAAAGACATCAACACCAAGTGAATAGACAGCCACACTGCTAGGGAAGAGGAAGcaacaagcagcagcagagctgtgctctggCGGGGTGGGTGCAGGAAGACTGGGATGAGCTGCTCTACCCATCCTTTATGTTGGGAATCTTGGCCAAAACTGGGAAGGAAGCTGCCTGATGGGgggaagcaggagccaggctaGTCAGGAATGGTAGGAACTGACAGACCCTGCAGCACCTTAGCTAAGCTGATCTCCCCTTTTTGCTGACT is part of the Strix uralensis isolate ZFMK-TIS-50842 chromosome 7, bStrUra1, whole genome shotgun sequence genome and encodes:
- the FBXL15 gene encoding F-box/LRR-repeat protein 15, giving the protein MMSLTPSRGCLLDLPWEDILVPHILCHLPLQQLLSLQRVSKSFQSLIQLYLANMRCFDSSQIGPAIPRAAFVNLLKDNEVLQQLALQNCSDWLTDSELLPVIGQNHHLHQIQLKGCAQLSRHALVAISLSCPNLRRLSLAHCEWVDSLSLRSLADHCKALEAVDLTACRQLKDEAICYLVQKCSRLKSVSLAVNANVGDVAVEEIAKCCPELEHLDLTGCLRVKNDSIRVLAEYCPKLRSLKVKHCHNVAESSLSILRSRGVELDVEPPLQRALVLLQDVVGFAPFINLQI